The following proteins come from a genomic window of Tepidiforma thermophila:
- the dinB gene encoding DNA polymerase IV, translating into MVDSATVLHVDLDAFFVAMELLRRPELRGKPVVVGYLGPRGVVSTASYEARRYGIRSAMPTLRARELCSSAVFLPPDFSWYAPASKTFHAILRSYTPVVESVSVDEAYLDVAGSEQLFGTPVAIAEAIRRRVRDEIGITASVGIAANRLVAKVASDAAKPDGLLRVPPGEESAFLAPRPVRDLPGIGRRTAEILERLGVTTIGDLAALPESVLVAKFGRHGADLRRRALGIADDRVVALRPDRRSISREHTFARDEPSADVLRATLLRQAERVADDLAREQRAARTVVLKLRFPPFETLTRSHTPGRQLLYTEELYREALRLFEAAWDEHARRPVRLVGLGVTGLTERARQLALGESTAPAALQHALIDLRDRFGDTVIRRAAELEQPPPRESPGRAPH; encoded by the coding sequence ATGGTCGATTCCGCCACCGTCCTCCACGTCGACCTCGATGCCTTCTTCGTCGCCATGGAGCTCCTCCGCCGCCCCGAGCTCCGGGGAAAACCGGTCGTGGTCGGCTACCTCGGGCCCCGCGGCGTCGTCAGCACCGCCAGCTACGAGGCCCGCCGCTACGGCATCCGCTCCGCCATGCCGACCCTCCGCGCGCGCGAACTCTGCTCCTCAGCCGTCTTCCTCCCTCCCGACTTCTCGTGGTACGCACCCGCCTCGAAGACCTTCCACGCCATCCTCCGCAGCTACACCCCCGTCGTCGAATCAGTCAGCGTCGACGAAGCGTACCTCGATGTCGCCGGCTCCGAGCAGCTCTTCGGCACCCCCGTCGCCATCGCCGAGGCCATCCGTCGCCGCGTCCGCGACGAAATCGGCATCACCGCATCCGTCGGCATCGCCGCGAACCGCCTCGTCGCCAAGGTGGCCAGCGACGCCGCGAAGCCGGACGGCCTCCTCCGCGTCCCGCCCGGCGAAGAGTCAGCCTTCCTCGCGCCCCGGCCCGTCCGCGACCTCCCCGGCATCGGCCGCCGGACGGCAGAGATCCTCGAACGCCTCGGCGTGACCACCATCGGCGACCTCGCCGCCCTGCCCGAGTCGGTCCTCGTCGCGAAGTTCGGCCGCCACGGCGCCGACCTCCGCCGGCGCGCCCTTGGCATCGCCGATGACCGCGTCGTCGCCCTCCGCCCCGACCGCCGCTCCATCTCCCGCGAACACACCTTCGCCCGCGACGAGCCCTCCGCCGACGTCCTCCGCGCCACCCTGCTCCGCCAGGCCGAGCGCGTCGCCGACGACCTCGCCCGTGAGCAGCGCGCCGCCCGCACCGTCGTGCTCAAGCTCCGCTTCCCGCCCTTCGAAACCCTCACACGCTCCCACACGCCCGGCCGGCAGCTCCTCTACACCGAAGAGCTGTACCGCGAAGCTCTCCGCCTCTTCGAAGCCGCCTGGGACGAGCACGCCCGCCGGCCCGTCCGCCTGGTCGGCCTCGGCGTCACCGGCCTCACCGAACGCGCCCGCCAGCTCGCCCTCGGCGAGAGCACCGCACCGGCTGCTCTCCAGCACGCCCTCATCGACCTCCGCGACCGCTTCGGCGATACCGTCATCCGGCGTGCCGCAGAGCTCGAACAGCCGCCGCCCCGCGAGAGCCCCGGCCGCGCGCCGCATTGA
- a CDS encoding PAC2 family protein: MEHLRLENLPELRSPVFICAFAGWNDAASAATNAARFVVRRFGARKFGSFDPEPFYDFREVRPHVRLTVRGEREVIWPANDAFYARNPTGPHDVLVFIGTEPNLKWRTYTGELVELATWMRAELVVSLGALLADVPHTRPVRVTGSAFDPAVGERLGLQPSRYEGPTGIVGVLHTALRDAGLPGASLWANVPHYLTASQNPAATAALLRRISGLLEVTFDLAELDAAAQRFLAEVEGALQANPEAQEYVRRLEASYEEAGPEAPQLPRGEDLVLDIERFLREQREGRGED, encoded by the coding sequence ATGGAGCATCTGCGGCTGGAGAACCTCCCGGAGCTGCGCTCGCCGGTGTTCATCTGCGCCTTTGCGGGGTGGAACGACGCAGCTTCGGCGGCGACGAACGCGGCGCGATTCGTGGTGCGGCGGTTCGGGGCGCGGAAGTTCGGGAGCTTCGACCCGGAGCCGTTTTACGACTTCCGGGAGGTGCGCCCGCACGTTCGGCTGACGGTGCGGGGGGAGCGGGAGGTGATCTGGCCGGCGAACGACGCGTTTTACGCCCGGAACCCGACGGGGCCGCACGATGTGCTGGTGTTCATCGGCACGGAGCCGAACCTGAAGTGGCGGACGTATACCGGGGAGCTGGTGGAGCTGGCGACGTGGATGCGGGCCGAGCTGGTGGTGTCGCTTGGGGCGCTGCTGGCGGATGTGCCGCATACGCGGCCGGTGCGGGTGACGGGGAGCGCGTTCGACCCGGCGGTGGGTGAGCGGCTCGGGCTGCAGCCGTCGCGGTACGAAGGGCCGACCGGGATCGTGGGGGTGCTGCACACGGCGCTGCGGGATGCGGGGCTGCCGGGCGCGAGCCTCTGGGCGAACGTGCCGCACTACCTGACGGCCAGCCAGAACCCGGCGGCGACGGCGGCGCTGCTGCGGCGGATTTCGGGGCTGCTCGAGGTGACCTTCGACCTTGCGGAGCTCGACGCAGCGGCTCAGCGGTTCCTGGCCGAGGTGGAGGGTGCGCTCCAGGCGAATCCCGAGGCGCAGGAGTACGTACGCCGGCTCGAGGCGAGCTACGAAGAAGCGGGGCCGGAGGCGCCGCAGCTGCCGCGCGGCGAGGACCTCGTGCTTGATATCGAGCGGTTCCTGCGGGAGCAGCGCGAGGGCCGGGGCGAGG